In a genomic window of Gloeocapsopsis dulcis:
- a CDS encoding alpha-amylase family glycosyl hydrolase codes for MASKIEFKLFAPRNKQAALIGSFANWEQIFMKKNEQGFFRTVIELEDGIYQYKFRVQSLNSNFEAEQWVDVIDPYATDINEEEGFSILRVKDGKKTVDNYAWQHDDVPLHKNQEIVLYEMHVTDFTSSDHKTSKYIDVKEKLDYLDELGINTIQLMPVNEFCGDYSWGYKVQHFFATESSYGSTTDLKQLIDECHARGIRVIIDGIYNHSDEECPLILIDRDYWYYHSAKNPDDPDNYWGPEFNYEYYDEKLDIKPAWQFIGDVVRFWIEEYHIDGIRFDALKQLGNYDFLYWIAQQAKQVAGKKSFYNVGEHIPETPELTVDSGPMDGCWRESFRIFVVDHVSGKTFDLEQLKEVLDAKRQGFSYATNVVHYLASHDRNHLMVELADRGIFDATAFQRAKLAVVLQMTAVGIPMISMGEEFGQNTRQTPNQPNPLKWSLLENAANRDLWEHYQKLIALRHQNPALHTENTEFFYEDPEAKLLAYQRWNDSGSRVVVVVNLGDRHLANYCISALPADGTWYDWISDTVAQVSGNTLCIDLPAYAAKVFVTN; via the coding sequence ATGGCAAGTAAAATAGAATTCAAGCTCTTTGCACCCCGTAACAAACAAGCAGCATTAATAGGTTCTTTTGCTAACTGGGAGCAAATCTTCATGAAGAAGAATGAGCAAGGTTTTTTCCGAACTGTTATTGAGTTGGAGGATGGCATTTATCAATATAAATTTCGGGTTCAATCACTAAACTCAAATTTTGAAGCAGAGCAATGGGTAGATGTTATTGACCCTTATGCTACAGACATTAACGAGGAAGAAGGCTTTAGTATATTACGAGTCAAAGATGGTAAAAAGACTGTTGATAATTACGCTTGGCAACACGATGACGTACCGTTGCACAAAAACCAGGAGATAGTCTTATATGAGATGCATGTTACTGACTTTACAAGTAGCGATCATAAGACTAGTAAATATATTGATGTAAAAGAAAAATTAGATTATCTCGATGAATTAGGAATTAACACCATTCAGTTAATGCCAGTAAATGAATTTTGTGGAGATTATAGTTGGGGGTATAAAGTACAACACTTCTTCGCTACAGAATCAAGTTACGGTTCAACTACAGATTTAAAGCAACTGATCGATGAATGCCATGCTAGAGGAATTCGGGTAATTATTGATGGGATTTATAATCATTCTGATGAAGAATGTCCTTTAATATTAATTGATCGTGACTACTGGTATTATCATTCAGCCAAAAATCCTGACGATCCAGATAACTACTGGGGACCTGAATTTAATTATGAGTACTACGATGAAAAACTAGACATCAAACCTGCTTGGCAATTTATTGGTGATGTCGTGCGTTTCTGGATTGAAGAATATCACATTGATGGAATTCGCTTTGATGCTTTGAAGCAGTTAGGAAATTATGACTTTCTTTATTGGATTGCACAGCAGGCGAAACAAGTAGCTGGTAAAAAGTCTTTTTACAATGTGGGAGAACATATTCCAGAAACACCGGAACTAACTGTTGATTCTGGACCAATGGATGGTTGCTGGCGCGAAAGTTTTCGGATTTTTGTTGTGGATCACGTGAGTGGTAAAACGTTTGATCTAGAGCAACTGAAAGAAGTCCTCGATGCAAAACGCCAAGGATTTTCTTACGCAACAAATGTTGTTCACTATTTAGCTAGTCACGATCGCAATCACTTGATGGTAGAACTCGCCGATCGCGGTATATTCGACGCTACTGCATTCCAACGAGCAAAATTAGCTGTAGTTCTACAAATGACCGCAGTTGGAATCCCAATGATTAGTATGGGAGAAGAATTTGGTCAAAATACACGCCAAACTCCAAATCAGCCAAATCCGCTAAAATGGTCACTGCTAGAGAACGCAGCGAATCGCGATTTGTGGGAACATTACCAGAAATTAATTGCATTACGTCACCAAAATCCTGCCTTGCACACAGAAAATACTGAGTTTTTCTACGAAGATCCAGAAGCTAAGTTGCTAGCTTACCAACGTTGGAACGACTCAGGTTCTCGTGTTGTTGTTGTGGTAAATTTGGGCGATCGCCATCTCGCAAACTACTGCATAAGCGCCTTACCTGCTGATGGAACTTGGTACGACTGGATAAGTGATACAGTAGCTCAAGTCTCAGGAAATACGTTGTGCATAGACTTGCCAGCGTATGCAGCTAAAGTATTCGTCACGAATTAG
- a CDS encoding cyanophycinase — MAQSQTKGQLVIIGGAEDKEGECTILREFVRRAGGTKARVVIMTAATELPREVGENYIRVFERLGAEDVRILDTESREDGSSSTALEAIEKATGVFFTGGDQARITDILKDTEIDTKIHERFQAGLVIGGTSAGAAVMPDVMIIEGDSETNPRMEIVDLGPGMGFLPGVVIDQHFSQRGRLGRLIAALAQQPAVLGFGIDENTAMVVSDDQFEVIGEGSVTVVDDSNITHSNVDEILKDEALAVCGARLHILPHGYKFNLKTRKPILDNVSAATSQSQNNHPKADQTPESTEEQLLKQLAT; from the coding sequence ATGGCGCAGAGCCAAACCAAAGGTCAGTTGGTTATTATCGGTGGAGCAGAAGATAAAGAGGGAGAATGCACCATTCTGCGGGAATTCGTGCGTCGTGCGGGAGGAACCAAAGCACGAGTTGTTATTATGACAGCAGCAACAGAATTACCAAGAGAAGTAGGAGAAAACTACATAAGAGTCTTTGAACGCTTGGGTGCGGAGGATGTCCGCATATTAGATACTGAATCACGCGAAGATGGTAGTTCTTCAACAGCGTTAGAAGCTATTGAGAAGGCGACTGGTGTATTTTTTACTGGAGGCGATCAAGCCCGCATTACAGACATCTTAAAAGATACAGAGATTGATACTAAAATTCACGAGCGCTTCCAAGCAGGACTTGTTATTGGAGGAACGAGTGCTGGGGCGGCCGTAATGCCAGATGTCATGATTATAGAAGGGGACTCAGAGACAAATCCTCGGATGGAAATTGTAGATCTTGGTCCTGGTATGGGTTTTCTTCCAGGAGTTGTCATCGATCAGCATTTTTCTCAACGGGGACGTTTAGGACGTTTGATTGCTGCTTTAGCACAGCAGCCTGCTGTTTTGGGATTTGGTATTGATGAAAACACCGCTATGGTTGTGAGTGATGATCAATTTGAAGTTATAGGGGAAGGTTCTGTTACAGTTGTTGATGATTCAAATATCACTCACAGTAATGTAGATGAAATATTAAAAGATGAAGCTTTGGCAGTTTGTGGTGCTAGGTTGCATATCCTACCACATGGATACAAATTCAATCTTAAAACTAGAAAGCCCATTCTAGATAATGTCTCCGCAGCTACTAGCCAGTCACAAAATAATCACCCAAAGGCTGATCAAACCCCAGAATCAACTGAAGAACAACTATTAAAGCAATTAGCTACATAA
- a CDS encoding acetate--CoA ligase family protein: MVQSASTDVVRVNARATDVFDVFNLKHYEGPNRYLETGAIVFDFALTDYQKPLSVEDYVAVIGDRYPQLRTEKYQSHAHLFARTVSEVGKLDMGLHLEHWDIQYYSEYARIAIQSLHGKTAHAVVYFVWDWFEAITQNREIVYEEQIRILQNKFRQSVYGGPTVYALLRTADKKRIPTFYLWDEGLMQYGYGSKQVRGVATTFDCDSHLDSDFTTRKDDCKAFLSMLGFPVPSGDLVTSLKEALAVAADIGYPVAVKPVVGHKGIGVTADVQSSEELKSAYNRAVNAIPEEQPIRIIVERSISGSDFRLLCVDGRFVAATERRPASIIGDGESTITELIERENRQPARLDTPTSAMSKIQCDEAMELYLEEQGLSLDSVLEKDRTVYLRKVANLSAGGFSIDATRDVHHDNIILAQDIAQHFRLTCLGIDVISRSLSQSWKSGNFGIIEINAAPGIFMHLNPAVGESIDVPSHILETFFESGSHARIPIITFNRVSVGELQETIDHILLQHPDWTIGAVCQDCVFVNRSPKVLNKEYNNNVQNLLRNPRLDLLIVEYNEEVLEKEGMFYYGSNMVVLNDPTEAEMTLTRDVFEDSTIVVKERDNISIRRRGLIEDYTLGAGEPFTRVYLKEIGTIL; encoded by the coding sequence ATGGTACAAAGCGCAAGTACAGATGTAGTGAGAGTGAATGCTAGAGCAACTGATGTATTCGATGTCTTCAATCTTAAACATTACGAAGGTCCCAATCGATATTTAGAGACAGGTGCGATTGTCTTTGATTTTGCACTAACAGACTACCAAAAGCCTCTGTCTGTAGAAGACTATGTTGCTGTGATTGGCGATCGCTACCCGCAATTGCGCACAGAAAAGTATCAATCTCATGCACACTTATTTGCCCGTACAGTTTCCGAAGTAGGAAAACTTGATATGGGTTTGCATTTGGAACACTGGGATATTCAGTACTATTCCGAGTATGCCAGAATCGCAATACAGTCGTTGCATGGTAAAACAGCCCACGCAGTTGTTTATTTTGTTTGGGACTGGTTTGAAGCAATTACCCAAAACCGCGAAATAGTCTACGAAGAACAGATCAGAATCCTTCAAAATAAATTCCGCCAATCAGTATATGGTGGTCCTACAGTTTATGCTTTATTACGCACAGCTGATAAAAAGCGCATCCCCACATTCTATCTTTGGGATGAAGGGTTAATGCAATATGGCTATGGCAGCAAACAAGTACGTGGAGTAGCCACAACGTTTGATTGTGATAGTCACCTCGATTCAGACTTTACAACACGTAAAGATGATTGTAAGGCTTTTTTAAGTATGCTCGGTTTTCCAGTTCCAAGTGGCGACCTTGTGACTTCCCTCAAAGAAGCTTTAGCTGTAGCAGCAGATATTGGTTATCCCGTTGCAGTTAAGCCGGTAGTAGGACATAAAGGAATTGGAGTCACCGCAGATGTGCAAAGTTCTGAGGAACTCAAATCGGCTTACAATAGGGCAGTCAATGCGATTCCAGAAGAGCAACCGATTCGGATCATTGTAGAGAGAAGTATCTCAGGATCAGATTTTCGGTTACTTTGTGTTGATGGGAGATTTGTCGCAGCAACTGAACGGCGTCCTGCCTCTATTATAGGTGATGGTGAATCTACAATTACCGAGTTAATTGAGCGTGAAAATCGTCAACCAGCACGTCTGGATACGCCAACCTCTGCAATGAGTAAAATTCAGTGCGATGAGGCTATGGAACTTTATTTAGAAGAACAAGGCTTATCGCTAGATAGCGTACTAGAGAAAGACCGCACTGTATATCTGCGCAAAGTTGCCAACCTTTCTGCTGGTGGATTCAGTATTGATGCAACTCGCGATGTTCACCATGACAATATCATTTTGGCACAAGACATTGCTCAGCACTTTCGCTTAACTTGTCTTGGTATTGATGTCATTAGTCGTAGCCTTTCTCAATCCTGGAAATCAGGCAATTTTGGCATCATAGAAATTAATGCAGCGCCAGGTATTTTTATGCATCTTAATCCTGCCGTTGGTGAAAGCATTGATGTGCCATCACATATTCTGGAAACCTTTTTTGAGTCTGGCAGTCATGCAAGAATACCAATTATCACATTTAATCGTGTTTCTGTAGGAGAACTCCAAGAAACAATCGACCACATTCTTTTACAGCATCCTGACTGGACAATTGGGGCGGTATGTCAAGATTGTGTTTTTGTTAATCGTTCGCCAAAAGTCTTGAATAAAGAATACAACAACAATGTTCAAAACTTACTACGCAATCCTCGGCTCGATCTCCTAATTGTCGAGTATAACGAGGAAGTTTTAGAAAAAGAAGGGATGTTCTACTACGGTAGCAACATGGTTGTGCTTAATGATCCCACAGAAGCAGAAATGACATTGACGCGGGATGTTTTTGAAGATTCAACTATAGTTGTTAAAGAAAGAGACAACATTTCTATCCGTCGTCGGGGATTGATCGAAGATTACACATTAGGTGCAGGCGAACCATTTACACGAGTGTACCTTAAGGAAATTGGCACAATTTTGTAA
- a CDS encoding alpha-amylase family glycosyl hydrolase: MAAPIEFNLFAPYIKGAALIGDFSNWKDIPMQKGEDGYFRTQVELEDGDYQYKFRVQSKSWFFEPDQWVEVIDPYAVDIDNPTQNGVVRIKDGERIVDTYVWQHDDKPLPADRELVIYELHVGDFSGGEDDPYARGKYKHVVEKLDYLCELGINAIELMPVKEYPGDHSWGYNPRHFFATESSYGPTEGLKRLIDECHARGIRVIMDGIYNHSEAESPLTQIDHDYWYHHAPRDPDNNWGPEFNYELYDEKLETYPARRFIGDNIRFWIQEYHTDGIRFDAARQIANYDFMHWIVQEAKKTASMKPFYTVAEHIPETTSITNADGPMDGCWHDSFYHCVLEHICGDTFDLERLKDVIDCKRQGFMGTVNVVNYLTNHDHNHLMVELGDREIFDAEAFKRIKLGVAILMTAIGVPLVWMGEEFGEYKPKTPDSAKIDWKLLGNDLNRVLFEYYKGMIALRKQNHALYTENIDFFHENPEAKVLAYTRWNDEGSRIVVITNFSENFLGGYHVSNFPAAGKWHEWTGDYDVESGEDGLMLDIGGYEAKVFVWQQ; this comes from the coding sequence ATGGCAGCTCCGATTGAATTTAACTTGTTTGCTCCATACATCAAAGGAGCAGCCTTAATCGGGGATTTCTCGAATTGGAAAGATATCCCCATGCAAAAAGGTGAAGATGGATATTTCCGCACGCAAGTAGAACTCGAAGATGGCGATTATCAATATAAATTCCGCGTTCAATCCAAATCTTGGTTTTTTGAACCGGATCAATGGGTAGAAGTTATCGATCCCTATGCTGTTGACATTGATAACCCTACTCAAAATGGAGTTGTGCGGATCAAAGACGGGGAACGTATCGTTGATACCTATGTTTGGCAACACGACGACAAGCCCTTACCAGCAGATCGTGAGCTAGTCATTTATGAATTACACGTAGGTGATTTCTCCGGCGGTGAAGACGATCCTTACGCCCGTGGCAAATACAAGCACGTTGTTGAGAAACTGGACTATTTGTGTGAATTAGGTATCAACGCGATTGAACTGATGCCTGTTAAAGAATATCCTGGAGATCATAGCTGGGGATACAACCCTCGGCATTTTTTTGCTACAGAATCGAGTTATGGTCCAACTGAGGGCTTGAAACGTCTCATCGATGAATGTCATGCGCGGGGAATTCGCGTCATCATGGATGGAATTTATAATCATTCAGAAGCAGAAAGTCCATTAACACAAATTGATCATGACTACTGGTATCATCATGCTCCCCGCGATCCTGATAATAATTGGGGACCAGAATTTAATTATGAATTGTACGACGAAAAGCTAGAAACATATCCAGCGCGGCGGTTTATTGGTGATAATATCCGTTTTTGGATTCAGGAATATCATACGGATGGTATTCGCTTCGATGCTGCACGACAAATTGCTAACTATGATTTTATGCACTGGATTGTGCAGGAAGCTAAAAAGACAGCTAGCATGAAGCCGTTTTATACTGTTGCCGAACATATTCCTGAGACAACTAGCATTACCAATGCCGATGGACCAATGGATGGTTGCTGGCATGATAGCTTTTATCACTGTGTTTTAGAACATATCTGTGGTGACACGTTTGATTTAGAGCGCCTCAAAGATGTGATTGATTGTAAGCGTCAAGGCTTCATGGGGACAGTTAACGTCGTGAATTACTTAACGAACCACGATCACAATCACCTGATGGTGGAGTTAGGCGATCGCGAAATCTTTGATGCAGAAGCATTCAAGCGGATTAAACTAGGCGTTGCCATTTTAATGACAGCGATCGGCGTTCCATTGGTATGGATGGGCGAAGAGTTTGGCGAATACAAGCCTAAAACTCCTGATTCTGCCAAAATCGATTGGAAATTGCTCGGGAACGACCTTAATCGTGTTTTATTTGAGTATTACAAAGGGATGATTGCGCTGCGCAAGCAAAATCATGCACTTTACACAGAAAACATCGACTTTTTCCACGAAAATCCAGAAGCTAAAGTTCTCGCTTACACGCGCTGGAATGACGAAGGTTCCCGCATTGTTGTTATTACCAACTTCTCAGAAAACTTCCTCGGTGGTTATCATGTGTCTAACTTCCCTGCTGCTGGCAAGTGGCACGAGTGGACAGGTGACTACGATGTAGAGTCTGGAGAAGATGGCTTGATGCTTGACATCGGAGGTTACGAAGCCAAAGTCTTTGTTTGGCAACAGTAA
- a CDS encoding gamma-glutamylcyclotransferase has product MSFPASQATQQHEEAMFYYFAYGSCMCPVDLKRSLGEKTHIYVIGPAQLPGYRLGFHSYSALRHSGVLDIIKDQSGVVEGVLYQLPWRLSAHLDEREGVVQNWYRQETINVSSGDRLYQNVRTYVVVDKLTEELAPNDWYFNVVLRGAVTCGLTEQYCWNLFNHMHQLQQRYS; this is encoded by the coding sequence ATGAGCTTTCCAGCATCACAAGCAACACAGCAACATGAAGAAGCAATGTTTTACTACTTTGCCTATGGTTCTTGTATGTGTCCGGTAGATCTTAAGCGATCGCTTGGTGAAAAAACTCATATTTATGTTATTGGACCTGCTCAGCTTCCAGGATATCGTCTGGGATTTCATTCTTATTCAGCGCTGCGTCACTCTGGGGTTTTAGATATTATCAAAGATCAAAGTGGTGTTGTAGAAGGCGTATTGTATCAATTACCTTGGCGACTAAGTGCTCATTTAGACGAACGCGAAGGCGTGGTTCAAAATTGGTATCGTCAAGAAACTATCAATGTCTCCAGCGGCGATCGCTTGTATCAGAACGTACGTACTTATGTAGTAGTCGATAAGTTAACTGAAGAACTAGCCCCAAACGATTGGTACTTTAACGTTGTTCTCCGTGGTGCTGTCACTTGTGGGCTAACCGAGCAATACTGCTGGAACTTATTCAATCATATGCATCAACTGCAACAGCGCTACTCCTAA
- a CDS encoding protochlorophyllide reductase, translating to MEQHRKSTVIITGASSGVGLYAAKALAQRGWHVVMACRNLEKAKNAAESVGIPQGSYTVMHIDLGSLDSVRKFVNDFRASGKSLDALVCNAAIYMPLLKEPQRSPEGYELTMTTNHLGHFLLCNLMLEDLKNSPATDKRVVILGTVTHNPDELGGKIPPRPDLGNLDGFADGFKAPISMIDGKKFEPVKAYKDSKVCNVLTMRELHRRYQDTTGITFTSLYPGCVADTPLFRNHYPLFQKLFPLFQKYITGGYVSQDLAGERVAAVVIDPEYKQSGVYWSWGNRQKKDGKPFVQKVSPQARDDAKAERMWDLSEKLIEA from the coding sequence ATGGAGCAACATCGCAAGTCAACAGTTATCATTACAGGAGCCTCTTCGGGGGTTGGATTATACGCGGCAAAAGCACTTGCTCAAAGAGGATGGCACGTAGTAATGGCGTGTCGGAATTTGGAAAAGGCAAAAAATGCTGCTGAAAGCGTAGGCATACCACAAGGAAGCTACACGGTGATGCACATTGATCTTGGCTCACTCGATAGCGTTCGGAAGTTTGTGAATGACTTTAGAGCAAGTGGTAAATCTTTAGATGCATTAGTCTGCAATGCTGCAATTTATATGCCTTTGTTGAAAGAGCCGCAGCGCAGCCCAGAAGGCTATGAGTTGACTATGACTACAAATCACCTTGGTCATTTTCTTTTGTGCAACTTGATGCTTGAGGATCTCAAGAATTCACCGGCGACAGATAAGCGAGTCGTCATTTTGGGAACTGTAACGCATAACCCTGATGAGTTAGGAGGGAAAATTCCTCCGCGCCCTGACTTAGGAAATCTAGATGGCTTTGCTGATGGGTTTAAAGCACCTATTTCGATGATTGATGGCAAGAAATTTGAGCCTGTCAAGGCTTACAAAGATAGCAAAGTTTGCAATGTATTAACAATGCGGGAGTTACATCGACGCTATCAGGATACAACTGGAATCACCTTCACTTCGCTTTATCCAGGTTGTGTTGCAGATACGCCTCTGTTCCGCAATCACTATCCATTGTTTCAGAAGCTTTTCCCCTTGTTCCAGAAGTACATTACGGGTGGTTATGTCTCTCAAGACTTGGCTGGTGAGCGCGTTGCAGCGGTAGTTATTGATCCTGAATATAAGCAATCAGGTGTTTATTGGAGTTGGGGTAATCGCCAAAAGAAAGATGGCAAACCATTTGTGCAAAAGGTTTCTCCTCAAGCCCGCGATGATGCAAAAGCCGAACGCATGTGGGATCTCAGCGAAAAGCTAATTGAAGCCTAG
- a CDS encoding universal stress protein, with amino-acid sequence MFDRILVAMDTSAIGKDVFEEALCLAKASNSRLMLLHVLSGEVEGSSSVPMFPTMGYYPGVSERTLELYQQQWQEMERYGLELLRSYTQQATAAGITTEFHQCAGSPGRTICRTARDWKADLIVIGRRGLSGLSELLLGSVSNYVLHHAPCSVLTVQHRVSTHPEATEHDQTIENLQISS; translated from the coding sequence ATGTTCGACAGAATTCTCGTTGCAATGGATACCTCTGCAATTGGCAAAGATGTTTTTGAAGAAGCGCTATGTCTTGCCAAAGCAAGTAATTCACGATTAATGCTGTTGCACGTTCTGTCAGGAGAAGTCGAAGGCAGTTCGAGTGTACCGATGTTTCCTACAATGGGTTACTATCCTGGGGTGAGCGAGCGCACGTTGGAACTTTATCAACAGCAGTGGCAAGAAATGGAAAGATACGGCTTAGAGCTACTGCGATCGTATACTCAACAAGCAACTGCGGCAGGAATTACGACAGAATTTCATCAGTGTGCCGGAAGTCCAGGTCGTACAATATGTCGTACTGCTCGCGATTGGAAGGCTGATTTGATTGTCATTGGACGCCGAGGTCTTTCGGGTTTAAGCGAACTACTTTTAGGTAGTGTGAGTAACTACGTTTTGCATCATGCGCCCTGCTCAGTACTCACCGTACAACATCGTGTCAGCACTCATCCAGAAGCAACTGAACACGACCAAACAATCGAAAATTTACAAATTAGTAGTTAG
- a CDS encoding response regulator has product MLAETINNTNFVSRLAILKQERFSGKLLLKDQTQEWNLYLFLGRILYATGGHHPVKRWRRHLLAYCPQVDVNTLKITENNVSLTGDISWEYLLLYSAVEQQHISRDQAAKIIASIVAEVLFDVTQVISITCEVKPESLSVPQLVLLDPGQAIAEAQHAWQNWQKAKLANCSPNRAPVIREPEQLRQQVSPAVFQNLSKLLDGQRSLRDIAAGMKRDVVEVTASLLPYIQSGLIEFVDISDTAPPIAPPAVVSQPAITTSKTLIACVDDSPLVCQSLEKILTTAGYQFVAIQDSLRAIATLLTRKPDLIFLDLVMPNTNGYEICSQLRKVSVFRDTPIIILTGNDGIIDRVRAKLVGATDFLSKPVDAQTLLEVTQTHLNKTPQV; this is encoded by the coding sequence ATGCTTGCTGAAACAATCAATAACACCAATTTTGTTAGTAGATTAGCAATATTAAAGCAAGAAAGATTTAGTGGCAAATTATTACTTAAAGATCAAACTCAAGAGTGGAATCTTTATCTTTTTCTTGGACGAATCTTATATGCAACGGGAGGGCATCATCCTGTAAAGCGCTGGCGAAGACATCTACTTGCTTACTGTCCTCAAGTTGATGTCAATACACTTAAAATTACAGAAAATAACGTGAGCCTCACTGGAGATATTTCTTGGGAATATCTCTTGCTATATTCTGCAGTTGAACAACAACACATCTCTCGCGATCAGGCAGCAAAAATTATTGCTTCAATTGTTGCCGAAGTGTTATTTGACGTAACTCAAGTAATATCTATTACCTGTGAAGTTAAGCCAGAAAGTCTCTCTGTACCGCAACTTGTCTTGCTCGATCCAGGACAAGCGATCGCTGAAGCTCAGCACGCATGGCAAAACTGGCAAAAAGCTAAACTAGCAAACTGTTCGCCAAATCGCGCACCAGTCATCCGCGAACCTGAACAATTACGACAGCAAGTATCCCCTGCAGTTTTTCAGAATCTTTCAAAACTCTTAGATGGACAGCGATCGCTACGGGATATTGCAGCAGGAATGAAGCGGGATGTTGTGGAAGTAACAGCATCACTACTACCTTATATTCAATCAGGATTAATTGAATTTGTTGATATTTCCGATACTGCACCACCAATTGCACCGCCAGCAGTAGTCTCACAACCTGCAATAACTACATCAAAAACTTTAATTGCTTGCGTTGATGATAGTCCGCTAGTGTGTCAAAGTTTAGAAAAGATTTTAACGACGGCAGGCTACCAATTTGTAGCGATTCAAGACTCGTTACGCGCGATCGCGACATTACTTACCCGCAAGCCAGATTTGATCTTTTTAGATCTAGTCATGCCAAACACGAATGGATATGAAATTTGTAGTCAGCTACGCAAGGTTTCTGTCTTTCGTGACACTCCAATTATTATTCTCACTGGTAATGATGGCATCATCGATCGGGTCCGAGCCAAACTTGTTGGTGCCACAGATTTTCTCAGCAAGCCAGTAGATGCTCAAACGTTGCTAGAGGTAACACAAACACACCTCAATAAAACCCCACAGGTGTAA
- a CDS encoding response regulator transcription factor translates to MNTVLVVDDSITEIEIISSCLRRSGLNVITACDGGDAMNKLSGQKPDAIILDVVLPDKSGFELCRDLKAEASTSKIPVVICSTKGSDMDKFWGKKQGADAYLAKPVDQEELVRTVKQLIQG, encoded by the coding sequence ATGAATACAGTTTTAGTCGTTGATGACTCCATTACCGAAATCGAAATTATTAGCAGTTGTTTGCGTCGTAGCGGATTAAATGTGATCACCGCGTGTGATGGTGGTGATGCCATGAACAAACTTAGTGGTCAAAAACCAGATGCAATCATTTTAGATGTTGTCCTACCAGACAAAAGTGGCTTTGAACTTTGCCGCGATCTCAAAGCAGAAGCAAGTACCAGTAAAATTCCCGTCGTAATTTGCTCAACTAAGGGCAGTGATATGGATAAATTCTGGGGTAAAAAGCAGGGAGCCGACGCTTATCTCGCGAAACCTGTTGATCAAGAAGAACTGGTACGCACTGTTAAGCAACTAATTCAAGGTTAA
- a CDS encoding chemotaxis protein CheW codes for MMSDLTRGTTPSISSAQTVGVTQQFLRLHLMPDTTAMLAVNQISEVLTIPMTQVIPIPHMPAWVLGVYNWRGNILWIIDLGHLLGLTPLSQHTTTSSTYTAVVIRDAQQRRATLGNQNTSDKALGLFVNRVEDLELCNPDAIQSPPESAVRSELVPYLRGYWLKHTGEIFVVLDGNSIIAGMTQSNF; via the coding sequence ATGATGTCTGATTTGACTAGAGGCACTACACCTAGCATTTCCTCTGCACAAACCGTTGGTGTGACTCAACAGTTCTTGCGGTTACACCTTATGCCTGATACAACAGCTATGCTGGCAGTGAATCAGATCAGCGAAGTGCTTACTATCCCGATGACTCAAGTTATACCGATTCCCCATATGCCAGCTTGGGTATTGGGTGTCTATAACTGGCGGGGTAATATTTTATGGATTATAGATCTGGGGCATTTATTAGGACTAACTCCCTTATCTCAACATACAACTACCTCTTCTACTTATACTGCTGTAGTCATTCGTGATGCTCAGCAACGTAGAGCTACTTTAGGAAATCAAAATACTAGTGACAAAGCACTAGGGTTGTTCGTTAACCGAGTAGAAGACCTCGAATTGTGCAATCCAGATGCCATTCAATCACCGCCTGAATCTGCAGTGAGATCTGAATTAGTACCTTATTTACGTGGTTATTGGCTGAAGCACACTGGTGAAATTTTCGTGGTTCTTGATGGCAACTCAATTATTGCTGGAATGACTCAATCCAATTTTTAG